GTTTCGTTGCCGGCCAGCACCTCGCGCGAATCCACGGCGCTTCCCATCCCCTCCATGTCGGGGACGATGAAGACCCGGAACCCCGCCTCATGCGGCGCGCGCTTGGCCCGGAAGAGGTTGAGGCGCGCGATCTGCGCGTCGGTCTGCGCGACGAGTGGCGCGGCAGCACCCCCGAAGAGCAGGGAGAGGAGGAACAGGGATCGAAGTCGCATCGGGGGCTCGGAGGTGAGAGAGAGTACCAATGTCGCGCATCCAGCTATCGATCATCGATGATCGATCGTCGATCATCGATGCCGCATCATCCCAATATCAAGAGTCGCTTCTCCGTCATCGCCTCGATCGCATAGCGGACACCCTCGCGACCGGTGCCGGACTGCTTGACGCCGCCGTAGGGGAGGTGGTCGACGCGGAAGCCGGAGATGTCGTTCACCACCACGCCGCCGACCTCGAGTCGCTCGAAGGCGCGCAGGATCCGGTGGATGTCGTTGGTGAAGAGGCCGGCCTGGAGGCCGTAGGGCGAGTCGTTGGCGATGTCGAGGGCGGCGTCGAAGTCCGCGAATCGGCGCACGGTGGTGACCGGCGCGAAGATCTCGGCGCAATTGACCTGCATCGCACTGGTCGTGTCGAGCAGGACGGTCGGGCGCATCAGCGCGCCGGTCCGGGTGCCACCGACGGCCAATCGTGCCCCGGCCGCGACCGCCTCCGTCACCCACGCGACGGCCCGGGCGGCACTCGCCTCATCGATCATCGGGCCGACATCCGTCGCCTCGTCGAGGGGATCGCCGCACCGCAATGCGGCCACCGCGTCGGTGAAGGCCGAGACAAAGGCGTCGTACACATCGCCATGCACCAGGATCCGCTGCGTCGAGATGCACGACTGGCCGGCATAGCTGTAGCCGCCCACCACACATCGGCGCACGGCGTGGGCAATGTCGGCGTCGCGCTCGACGATCACGGCCGCGTTGCCCCCAAGTTCCAGCGACACATGGGTCATCGGTGCGCGGGCACGAATCATCCATCCCACGCGCGCGGAGCCGGTGAAGGAGATCAACCGCACCCGCGGGTCGTCGAGCAGCGGGGCCGCGTCGTCGTTGGTGCAGGGGAGGATCGAGAGCGCGCCGGCCGGGTAGCCGGCCCCGGCGATGATCTCGGCCAGCAGCAGCGTCGACAGCGGGTCCTGCGGGGGCGGCTTGAGCACCATGGTTGCGCCGCACGCGATCATCGGCGCCAGCTTGTGGGCCGCGAGGAGGACCGGGAAGTTGAACGGCGTGATCGCGCTGATCGGGGCGAGGGGAAAGCGGCGCGTGATCGCGAGGCGATGTTCACCGTGCGGCATCAGGTCGGTTGGGATCACCTCGCCGCCGATGCGGGTCGCCTCCTCGGCACCCTGTCGGAAGACGAAGATCGCGCGGTCCAGCTCCAGCCGGGCGGCAGTGACCGGTTTCCCTGCCTCGGACGCGAGCAGCCGGGCGACCTCCTCCCGCCGCAGCTGCAGCCCGTCGGCGATCCGTTCCAGCACGGCCGCCCTCGCGTGCGATGGCATCGCCGCGGCTTCGGGCGCGGCACGCACCGCCGCGTCGAGCGCCGCTTCCACGTCGGCGCGCGACGCCACCGCCGCGCACCCGACGACCGCCCCGTCGTGGGGGCTCCGGATCGTCCAGGTCGAGTCGCCCTGTCGCAGCTCGCCGGCGAGCAGGAAGGGAACGGGGCTGCCTACGGTCACGGGAGGCCGTCGCGAGGTTCGGGAATCGGGATCGAGGGAGTCACCCGGCGTGCTGCGGGTTGGAGGACGATACGACTGCCGGAGCCACGGCGCCAGTCGGCCTCACGCCG
Above is a genomic segment from Gemmatimonadota bacterium containing:
- a CDS encoding aldehyde dehydrogenase family protein — encoded protein: MTVGSPVPFLLAGELRQGDSTWTIRSPHDGAVVGCAAVASRADVEAALDAAVRAAPEAAAMPSHARAAVLERIADGLQLRREEVARLLASEAGKPVTAARLELDRAIFVFRQGAEEATRIGGEVIPTDLMPHGEHRLAITRRFPLAPISAITPFNFPVLLAAHKLAPMIACGATMVLKPPPQDPLSTLLLAEIIAGAGYPAGALSILPCTNDDAAPLLDDPRVRLISFTGSARVGWMIRARAPMTHVSLELGGNAAVIVERDADIAHAVRRCVVGGYSYAGQSCISTQRILVHGDVYDAFVSAFTDAVAALRCGDPLDEATDVGPMIDEASAARAVAWVTEAVAAGARLAVGGTRTGALMRPTVLLDTTSAMQVNCAEIFAPVTTVRRFADFDAALDIANDSPYGLQAGLFTNDIHRILRAFERLEVGGVVVNDISGFRVDHLPYGGVKQSGTGREGVRYAIEAMTEKRLLILG